One region of Edaphobacter bradus genomic DNA includes:
- a CDS encoding RNA polymerase sigma factor, protein MDIAAEWTRHAQRERLAVKDEEMAAVEEFAALVGRNARRMFRVAYSLLRNSHDAEDAVQEAFLKLHRGGGWRRMEDERAFLARTVWRVALDKLPRCGEGDRDVAEVEIASLDESPEELAASGDERELLRQMIDRLPEDLRRPLVLSAIEEMTSVEVAVVMGIPEGTVRTRVMRAKAELRKRFEAMRELQR, encoded by the coding sequence ATGGATATAGCGGCAGAGTGGACGCGGCATGCGCAGAGGGAGCGGCTGGCTGTGAAGGATGAAGAGATGGCCGCTGTGGAGGAGTTTGCCGCGCTGGTGGGGCGGAATGCGCGACGGATGTTTCGGGTGGCGTATAGCCTGTTGCGCAATTCGCATGACGCCGAAGATGCGGTGCAGGAGGCCTTTCTGAAGCTGCATCGCGGTGGTGGATGGCGGCGGATGGAGGACGAGAGGGCGTTTCTGGCGCGGACGGTTTGGCGGGTAGCGCTGGATAAGTTGCCGCGGTGTGGTGAAGGTGATCGCGATGTCGCGGAGGTGGAGATTGCTTCGCTGGATGAGAGCCCTGAAGAGTTAGCTGCGAGCGGCGATGAGCGGGAGTTGTTGCGGCAGATGATCGATCGGCTGCCGGAGGATTTGCGAAGGCCGCTGGTGCTGAGCGCGATTGAAGAGATGACCTCGGTTGAGGTGGCTGTGGTGATGGGGATTCCTGAGGGGACGGTGCGGACGAGGGTGATGCGAGCGAAGGCGGAGCTACGGAAGAGGTTTGAGGCCATGAGGGAGTTGCAACGATGA
- a CDS encoding 4-(cytidine 5'-diphospho)-2-C-methyl-D-erythritol kinase codes for MSTHVRSYSKVNLGLAIGPVRPDGFHGLTTVYQTLELHDVVTVEARRAGATKISLTTNDARVPVDGRNTAWKMVERGLERLGLAAEVSIYIEKRLPVQGGMGAGSANAAAALIGLERELGVGPDSGGLAGAERLRLAGEVGSDVPLFLLGGSVLGLGRGEMVVPLPDMPSVFCVVAVPEVGVSTPQAFRDWDALVAGTSGAKAPSFDGDGSGTAEAVPLTKRGSVAGQAGLTRGDKPDRLDELSLAYASLYAELGTSGIIRGSNPGNKQGGSDKSQSGQVDDLAENTLLSLVRTGVENDFERVVFPAYPSLREIKRQLMGTGSESALYAALSGSGSALFGLYRSEADARAAQRRVQEAGTKALITKTLPRRDYWTRMFAG; via the coding sequence ATGTCTACGCATGTTCGTTCGTATTCGAAGGTCAACCTGGGGTTGGCGATTGGGCCGGTGCGGCCGGATGGGTTTCATGGGCTGACGACCGTCTACCAGACGCTGGAGCTGCATGATGTGGTGACGGTCGAGGCTCGGCGGGCGGGGGCTACAAAGATTTCGCTGACTACGAATGATGCGCGGGTTCCTGTGGATGGGCGGAATACCGCGTGGAAGATGGTCGAGCGGGGGCTGGAGCGGCTGGGATTGGCGGCTGAGGTCTCTATCTATATAGAGAAGCGGCTTCCGGTGCAGGGTGGGATGGGGGCCGGGAGCGCGAATGCGGCGGCGGCACTGATCGGGCTGGAGCGGGAGTTGGGGGTGGGGCCGGATTCAGGAGGCTTGGCCGGAGCCGAGCGACTGCGGCTGGCGGGTGAGGTGGGGTCGGATGTGCCGCTTTTCTTGCTTGGAGGGTCGGTGCTGGGGCTTGGGCGCGGGGAGATGGTGGTTCCTCTGCCGGATATGCCCAGTGTTTTCTGCGTGGTAGCGGTTCCGGAGGTTGGGGTTTCGACTCCGCAGGCTTTTCGGGACTGGGATGCGCTGGTGGCTGGTACCTCAGGGGCTAAAGCCCCTTCGTTTGATGGGGATGGTAGTGGCACGGCTGAAGCCGTGCCCTTAACAAAGCGAGGATCGGTCGCTGGACAGGCTGGGTTGACTCGTGGGGATAAGCCCGATAGACTAGATGAGTTGAGTCTCGCTTACGCATCTCTGTATGCGGAGCTAGGCACTTCCGGTATTATCCGTGGCTCGAACCCTGGAAACAAGCAGGGAGGTTCTGACAAGTCTCAGAGCGGCCAAGTGGATGATCTGGCGGAGAATACCCTTCTCTCGCTTGTCCGCACCGGGGTTGAAAACGACTTTGAACGGGTCGTCTTTCCTGCTTATCCCTCCTTGCGTGAAATCAAGCGTCAATTGATGGGTACCGGCTCGGAGTCTGCGCTTTATGCTGCGCTCTCGGGTTCGGGTTCGGCTCTGTTTGGACTTTACCGGTCCGAGGCGGATGCACGAGCGGCTCAACGGCGCGTCCAGGAGGCAGGGACCAAGGCTCTGATTACGAAGACCTTGCCTCGCCGGGATTACTGGACGAGAATGTTCGCAGGGTGA
- a CDS encoding DoxX family protein — MKIAVLIARILLGLLFVVFGLNVFRPFMPMQLPPGDAGALLGLMFKHGWFYFIGLLYVVGGLLLLVGRFVPIGLVLLGPILVVILMFHITFAPASIGMGLFCAALEVFLIYACRAHFQALFAPKINHQ; from the coding sequence ATGAAGATCGCTGTGCTGATTGCCCGGATTCTGCTTGGCCTTCTGTTTGTCGTCTTCGGCCTCAATGTTTTTCGACCCTTCATGCCTATGCAGCTTCCGCCGGGAGACGCCGGCGCACTGCTGGGGCTGATGTTCAAGCACGGTTGGTTCTACTTCATCGGATTGCTGTATGTGGTTGGAGGCCTGTTGCTGCTGGTCGGCCGGTTTGTGCCGATCGGGCTGGTGCTGCTGGGGCCGATCCTCGTCGTTATCCTCATGTTCCACATTACTTTTGCACCCGCGAGCATTGGTATGGGGCTGTTCTGCGCGGCGCTGGAGGTCTTCCTGATCTATGCCTGCCGGGCGCACTTCCAGGCTTTGTTTGCTCCGAAGATCAACCACCAGTAA
- a CDS encoding DoxX family protein — translation MKIAILIARFLLGLMFVVFGLNVYLNFIHMAAPTGDGGALLGLMFQHGWFTFFGVLYIVGGTLLLIGRFVPIGLVLLGPIIVVILLFHITFYPAGIGPGLFAAVLEVFLIWACRAHFEALFAPELNVL, via the coding sequence GTGAAGATCGCGATTCTGATTGCGCGGTTTCTGCTGGGCCTGATGTTTGTCGTCTTCGGGCTGAATGTCTATCTGAACTTTATCCACATGGCAGCGCCGACGGGCGATGGCGGTGCGCTGCTGGGGCTGATGTTTCAGCATGGGTGGTTTACGTTCTTCGGCGTGCTGTATATCGTTGGCGGAACGTTGCTGCTGATCGGCAGGTTTGTGCCGATCGGGTTGGTTCTTCTGGGGCCGATTATTGTCGTCATCCTGCTGTTCCACATTACGTTCTATCCCGCGGGAATCGGGCCGGGGCTGTTTGCGGCGGTGCTTGAGGTGTTTCTGATCTGGGCCTGCCGGGCGCACTTTGAGGCCCTGTTTGCTCCGGAGCTGAATGTTTTGTAG
- a CDS encoding SDR family NAD(P)-dependent oxidoreductase translates to MSNPVNPSVLLSLPGRVALITGGSRGIGAAAVRLFRQAGAKVAFSYLTHKAKAHALAAECGGDENCIALRQELATAEDGQALVAATIAAFGRLDCLIVNHGIWPPHDQPIASMTAAQWRTTLGVNLDSVFGLVQSAVAQMQQQPQLDGANARGHIVLVSSTAGQRGEAFHADYAASKGALISLTKSLSSELAPKGILANCVAPGWVRTDMSAAAFQHPETSKKVLAAIPLGRPARPEEIAGPILFLCTPLAGFISGEIFNVNGGAVLVG, encoded by the coding sequence ATGTCCAATCCAGTCAATCCATCGGTGCTTTTATCACTCCCCGGACGAGTCGCCCTCATCACCGGAGGCTCGCGCGGCATCGGAGCCGCCGCCGTCCGCCTCTTCCGCCAGGCCGGAGCCAAAGTTGCCTTCAGCTACCTCACGCACAAAGCCAAAGCCCACGCCCTCGCAGCCGAATGCGGAGGCGACGAGAACTGCATCGCCCTCCGCCAGGAACTCGCCACCGCCGAGGACGGCCAGGCCCTCGTCGCTGCCACCATCGCCGCCTTCGGACGCCTCGACTGCCTCATCGTCAACCACGGCATCTGGCCGCCGCACGACCAGCCCATCGCATCGATGACCGCCGCGCAATGGCGCACAACTCTCGGCGTCAATCTCGACAGCGTATTCGGCCTCGTCCAGTCGGCCGTCGCCCAGATGCAGCAGCAACCGCAACTCGACGGGGCAAACGCCAGAGGCCATATCGTCCTTGTAAGCTCTACCGCCGGCCAGCGCGGCGAGGCCTTCCACGCCGACTACGCCGCCAGCAAAGGAGCCCTCATCTCCCTCACCAAGAGCCTCTCCAGCGAGCTCGCCCCGAAGGGAATCCTCGCCAACTGCGTCGCTCCTGGCTGGGTCCGCACCGACATGTCCGCCGCAGCCTTCCAGCACCCGGAGACGTCCAAGAAGGTGCTGGCCGCCATCCCCCTCGGCCGCCCCGCGCGCCCCGAGGAGATCGCCGGCCCCATACTGTTTCTCTGCACCCCGCTCGCCGGCTTCATCTCCGGCGAGATCTTCAACGTCAACGGCGGAGCCGTACTGGTAGGCTGA
- the ggt gene encoding gamma-glutamyltransferase, which translates to MRPATLRTSVSLLTFTTLLASAQAQQPNVEPTRAPHAMVVSIHHSASDAGVEILKQGGNAVDAAVAVHFALAVVYPFAGNLGGGGFMLIREKHGPHGFKTHFLDYREKAPAAATRDMYLDAEGNVVSGMSLVGYKASGVPGSVAGLAYAQKHFGKLTLAQDMAPAIRLATEGFVLSAAEARNLQSKNMTLFPTSAKIFQRDGDFYREGDTFKQPELAATLTRISKDPGEFYHGAMAHQIADFEKAGGGLITAEDLAAYQVKERKPIRGKYHGYDLITAPPPSSGGIILVEILNILSGYDLKKLGPGGSESTDRSAAQVHIITEAFRRAYMDRGDYLGDPDFNTLPLKQMANMKYAAAWRSSIDPTKPTPSASLVRPAGFMPPPPQATVVKESTETTHFSIVDKDGNAVSSTTTLNGGFGSGVTIEGLGFLMNNEMDDFTSKVGEPNVYGLIQSSANSIAPGKRPLSAMTPTIITTHGNWLKHGKLAYVMGTPGGSTIITTVANDIISTIDNGLNIQQAADAPRFHHQYLPDRLDLEKKFPVPPAEALAAMGYTINRLAVADEKNPGVWGDSELIAVDPKTHELLGGHDSRRSYGKAAGY; encoded by the coding sequence TTGCGTCCAGCGACCCTTCGCACCTCTGTCTCCCTCCTCACCTTCACCACCCTCCTCGCCTCCGCGCAGGCCCAGCAGCCCAACGTCGAACCCACCCGCGCCCCGCACGCGATGGTCGTCTCCATCCACCACTCCGCCTCGGACGCCGGAGTCGAGATTCTCAAGCAGGGCGGCAACGCCGTCGACGCAGCCGTCGCCGTACACTTCGCCCTCGCCGTCGTCTATCCCTTCGCCGGCAATCTTGGCGGAGGCGGCTTCATGCTCATCCGCGAAAAGCACGGCCCCCATGGATTCAAGACGCACTTCCTCGACTACCGCGAGAAGGCCCCCGCCGCCGCCACCCGCGACATGTACCTCGACGCCGAGGGCAACGTCGTCTCCGGCATGTCGCTCGTCGGCTACAAGGCCAGCGGAGTCCCCGGCTCGGTCGCCGGCCTCGCCTACGCGCAGAAGCACTTCGGCAAGCTCACCCTCGCCCAGGACATGGCGCCCGCCATCCGCCTCGCCACCGAAGGCTTCGTCCTCTCTGCAGCCGAGGCCCGCAACCTGCAGAGCAAGAACATGACGCTCTTCCCCACCTCCGCCAAAATCTTCCAGCGGGACGGCGACTTCTACCGGGAGGGCGACACCTTCAAGCAGCCCGAGCTCGCCGCCACCCTCACCCGCATCTCCAAAGACCCCGGCGAGTTCTACCACGGCGCCATGGCCCATCAGATCGCCGACTTCGAGAAGGCCGGCGGAGGCCTCATCACCGCCGAAGACCTCGCCGCCTACCAGGTCAAGGAGCGCAAGCCCATCCGCGGCAAGTACCACGGCTACGACCTCATCACCGCGCCGCCGCCCTCCTCCGGCGGAATCATCCTCGTCGAGATCCTCAACATCCTCTCCGGCTACGACCTCAAGAAGCTTGGCCCCGGAGGCTCAGAATCAACAGACCGCAGCGCCGCGCAGGTCCACATCATCACCGAAGCCTTCCGCCGAGCCTACATGGACCGCGGCGACTACCTCGGCGACCCCGACTTCAATACTCTCCCCCTGAAGCAGATGGCGAACATGAAGTACGCCGCCGCCTGGCGAAGCTCCATCGACCCCACCAAGCCCACGCCCTCGGCCTCGCTCGTCCGCCCCGCCGGCTTCATGCCTCCGCCGCCTCAAGCCACGGTAGTAAAAGAGTCCACCGAGACCACACACTTCTCCATCGTGGATAAAGATGGCAACGCCGTCTCCAGCACCACTACCCTCAACGGCGGCTTCGGCTCCGGAGTCACCATCGAAGGCCTCGGCTTCCTCATGAACAACGAGATGGACGACTTCACCTCGAAGGTCGGCGAGCCCAACGTCTACGGCCTCATCCAGAGCTCTGCCAACTCCATCGCTCCCGGCAAGCGCCCGCTCTCCGCCATGACCCCCACCATCATCACCACGCACGGAAACTGGCTCAAGCACGGCAAGCTCGCCTACGTCATGGGAACTCCCGGCGGCTCGACGATCATCACTACGGTTGCCAACGACATCATCAGCACCATCGACAACGGCCTCAACATCCAGCAGGCCGCCGACGCCCCGCGCTTCCACCACCAGTACCTTCCCGACCGCCTCGACCTCGAGAAGAAGTTCCCCGTCCCACCCGCCGAAGCGCTCGCCGCCATGGGCTACACCATCAACCGCCTCGCCGTAGCCGACGAGAAGAACCCCGGAGTCTGGGGAGACAGCGAACTCATCGCCGTAGACCCCAAGACCCACGAACTCCTCGGAGGCCACGACTCCCGCCGCAGCTACGGCAAAGCCGCAGGCTACTAG
- a CDS encoding DIP1984 family protein: MKLAEALAERSDCQIRLEELKKRLIRSARVQEGEAPAEDTAELLVEIERVFGRLLELVSAINRTNARTAFNDTQTISDAIATRDVLGKKRDLLTGIADAASTRQDRYSKSEVKFVATVPIGQLQKQVDQLAKQFRDVDTRLQELNWKTDLI, from the coding sequence TTGAAATTAGCTGAAGCGCTTGCAGAACGCAGCGACTGCCAGATTCGGTTGGAAGAGTTGAAGAAGCGTCTCATCAGGTCGGCACGAGTTCAAGAGGGTGAAGCTCCGGCGGAAGATACAGCGGAGCTGTTGGTGGAAATCGAGCGTGTGTTTGGCCGCCTGCTGGAGTTAGTGAGTGCGATCAATCGAACGAACGCGAGGACGGCCTTCAATGACACGCAGACGATTTCGGATGCGATTGCGACCAGGGATGTTCTCGGTAAAAAGAGGGATTTGCTTACTGGAATTGCCGATGCAGCTAGCACACGCCAGGATCGGTATTCGAAGTCGGAGGTGAAGTTTGTTGCAACCGTACCGATTGGTCAATTGCAAAAGCAGGTGGATCAACTCGCAAAGCAATTTCGCGATGTTGATACGCGATTGCAGGAGTTGAACTGGAAGACGGATTTGATCTGA
- a CDS encoding energy transducer TonB: MNDQIEFDELLNTVLCEVANPDPMEGLEQRLTRRWSALEVGQDALADSLLLAGGIKEENVVASLWRGLRELIAPDRLPPLVLESREVPVINRMAVERNYSSTAYALGAHAMAILLIGFVVRAQIRETDPVRSVTPLMDAPVLRIVAKAAQQMGGGGGQHGETPVSKGRLPKLEQEQIVPPMQPPKIAPKIAIEPSVVVQKDLKLADNMLPNLGLPNSPIVGASMGDGRGTGIGPGDGPGIGPGTGGNTGGGLRHVGGSVTAPEVLYLVEPEFSEEARKAKVSGDVSVYLWVDEHGKPTHVRVVHGMGLGLDERAIEAVKQYRFKPAMENGKPVTVEMYVVVNFQIF; encoded by the coding sequence ATGAATGATCAGATCGAATTCGATGAGCTGCTAAATACGGTGCTGTGCGAGGTTGCGAATCCTGATCCGATGGAAGGTCTGGAGCAGAGGTTGACGCGACGGTGGAGCGCTTTAGAAGTAGGTCAGGATGCTCTGGCTGACTCGTTGCTATTGGCAGGAGGAATTAAGGAGGAGAACGTCGTCGCTTCGCTTTGGCGTGGGCTGCGCGAGTTGATCGCTCCTGACAGATTGCCGCCACTGGTGCTGGAGTCGCGGGAGGTGCCAGTGATTAACCGGATGGCTGTTGAGCGGAACTACTCGTCGACAGCTTACGCGTTAGGCGCACATGCGATGGCGATTCTTCTTATAGGGTTCGTAGTGCGAGCGCAGATTCGTGAAACGGATCCGGTACGGAGCGTGACTCCGCTGATGGATGCTCCAGTGTTGCGTATTGTCGCGAAGGCTGCACAGCAGATGGGAGGGGGAGGGGGGCAGCATGGGGAAACTCCGGTGAGCAAGGGGCGTCTCCCGAAGCTAGAGCAGGAGCAAATTGTTCCGCCGATGCAGCCGCCGAAGATTGCGCCAAAGATAGCAATAGAACCGAGTGTTGTGGTGCAGAAGGACCTGAAGCTCGCGGACAATATGCTGCCGAACCTGGGATTGCCGAACTCGCCGATCGTGGGTGCGTCGATGGGCGATGGACGGGGTACGGGGATTGGGCCGGGGGATGGTCCGGGGATTGGGCCGGGCACAGGCGGAAATACAGGGGGCGGGCTACGGCATGTGGGCGGATCGGTCACTGCGCCTGAGGTGCTGTACTTGGTTGAGCCGGAGTTCTCGGAGGAGGCGCGGAAGGCGAAAGTGTCGGGAGATGTGTCGGTCTACTTATGGGTGGATGAGCATGGGAAGCCGACGCACGTGCGTGTGGTTCACGGGATGGGATTGGGACTGGATGAGAGGGCGATTGAGGCGGTGAAGCAGTATCGGTTCAAGCCGGCGATGGAGAATGGGAAGCCGGTCACGGTTGAGATGTATGTTGTGGTGAACTTCCAGATATTCTGA
- the fabZ gene encoding 3-hydroxyacyl-ACP dehydratase FabZ, with amino-acid sequence MSESPTTLAAAPETAPETKKTMDIIEIMSILPHRYPFLLIDRVVEIERKQRIVAIKNVTFNEPHFQGHFPDYPIMPGVLMVEAIAQAGGALLLTEIPDRDSKLMVFTKIENASFRRPVTPGDQLRIEVSVLNWRTRAVRMQGNITVDGKLVCDAIVMCQVVPRVAPKPAASASEAVPE; translated from the coding sequence ATGAGCGAATCGCCCACCACCCTCGCTGCCGCGCCGGAAACCGCGCCCGAGACGAAGAAGACGATGGACATCATCGAGATCATGTCCATCCTGCCGCACCGCTATCCCTTCCTCCTCATCGACCGTGTCGTCGAGATCGAGCGCAAGCAGCGCATCGTCGCGATCAAAAACGTCACGTTCAACGAGCCCCACTTCCAGGGCCACTTCCCCGACTATCCCATCATGCCCGGCGTCCTGATGGTCGAAGCCATCGCGCAGGCCGGCGGCGCGCTTCTCCTCACCGAGATCCCTGACCGCGACTCCAAGCTGATGGTCTTCACGAAGATCGAAAACGCCAGCTTCCGCCGCCCCGTCACTCCGGGCGACCAGCTCCGCATCGAGGTCAGCGTACTCAACTGGCGCACCCGCGCCGTGCGCATGCAGGGCAACATCACCGTCGACGGCAAGCTCGTCTGCGACGCCATCGTGATGTGCCAGGTCGTCCCGCGCGTCGCACCGAAGCCCGCAGCCTCTGCCTCCGAGGCCGTGCCCGAGTGA
- a CDS encoding beta-N-acetylhexosaminidase: protein MNRLILSGILMAVLSPATLPAQTTFTNTLLPQPAHLTASSGRLPWTTSITIAIPHHRSARLEAALDRTLDQIQEQTGIAKPTITTGEATLTLDVDGPGQPVQSLDEDESYTLTVTPTSATLHAVTTIGAIRALTTLQQLIQSDGHTQFLPAVQIEDSPRFRWRGLMIDVGRHFEPVDVIKRNLDAMAAVKLNVFHWHLTEDQGFRIQSKLYPMLTGRGSDKLFYTQAQAREIIAYARARGIRVVPEFDIPGHTRSWFVGYPELASAHGPYTIRREFGIDDAAMDPTRESTYQFLDKFLGEMATLFPDPYMHVGGDESNGQQWKRNPRIRAFMRAHQLSDTAALQTYFSQRVLKILQKHHKHMVGWDEILNPQLPPDAVIQSWRGQDSLFEAAKEGHQAILSQPYYLDGMKSAETHYLSDPIPAASGLTPEQAKLILGGEACMWGEHVNSLSIDSRIWPRTAAIAERLWSPQSVTDVDDMYRRLDIESVRLEALGLTHISHAGTALRDLAGSPSIEALYVFAGVLEPVSFGERYDQQHTTQLTPLNNLVDAVRPDPPSRHRFAILVLQFLQLPSNPGPRTALAETFRSWLAAVPTVEAQMNTSPRLAEARPRAEQLAALANTGLEALNYISSGSKPPADWKQTKLAQIEAAEKPQSIVRFPFLPALTDLVKAVPDK, encoded by the coding sequence TTGAATCGCCTCATCCTCTCCGGCATCCTCATGGCAGTCCTCTCGCCTGCGACCCTTCCCGCCCAAACCACCTTCACCAACACCCTCCTCCCCCAGCCCGCGCACCTCACCGCCAGCTCCGGACGCCTTCCTTGGACCACCTCCATCACCATCGCCATCCCGCATCACCGCAGCGCCCGCCTCGAAGCCGCGCTCGACCGCACCCTCGACCAGATCCAGGAGCAGACCGGCATCGCCAAGCCCACCATCACCACCGGTGAAGCCACCCTCACCCTCGACGTCGACGGCCCCGGCCAACCCGTCCAGTCCCTCGACGAGGACGAGTCCTACACCCTCACCGTCACTCCCACCTCCGCCACCCTCCACGCTGTCACCACCATCGGAGCCATCCGCGCTCTAACCACTCTCCAGCAATTAATCCAATCCGACGGCCACACGCAGTTCCTCCCCGCCGTCCAGATCGAAGACTCCCCGCGCTTCCGCTGGCGAGGCCTCATGATCGACGTCGGCCGCCACTTCGAACCCGTCGACGTCATCAAGCGCAATCTCGACGCCATGGCCGCTGTCAAGCTCAACGTTTTCCACTGGCACCTTACCGAGGATCAAGGCTTCCGCATCCAGAGCAAGCTCTACCCGATGCTCACTGGCCGCGGTTCCGACAAACTCTTCTACACCCAGGCACAGGCCCGCGAAATCATTGCCTACGCCCGCGCCCGCGGAATCCGCGTCGTCCCCGAGTTCGACATCCCCGGCCACACCCGCTCCTGGTTCGTCGGCTACCCCGAGCTCGCCTCTGCGCACGGCCCTTACACGATCCGCCGCGAGTTCGGAATCGACGACGCCGCCATGGACCCCACCCGCGAGTCCACCTACCAGTTCCTCGACAAGTTCCTCGGCGAGATGGCCACCCTCTTCCCCGACCCCTACATGCACGTCGGCGGCGACGAGTCCAACGGCCAGCAGTGGAAGCGCAACCCGCGCATCCGCGCCTTCATGCGCGCCCACCAGCTCTCCGACACCGCCGCGCTCCAGACCTACTTCAGCCAGCGCGTCCTCAAGATTCTTCAGAAGCACCACAAGCACATGGTGGGCTGGGACGAGATCCTCAATCCCCAACTCCCCCCCGACGCCGTCATCCAGTCCTGGCGCGGTCAGGACTCACTCTTCGAAGCGGCGAAAGAAGGTCACCAGGCCATCCTCTCCCAGCCCTACTACCTCGACGGCATGAAGTCCGCCGAGACTCACTACCTCTCCGACCCCATCCCCGCCGCCTCCGGCCTCACGCCTGAGCAGGCGAAGCTCATCCTCGGCGGCGAAGCCTGCATGTGGGGCGAGCACGTCAACTCCCTCTCCATCGACTCCCGCATCTGGCCCCGCACCGCCGCCATCGCCGAGCGCCTCTGGTCCCCGCAGTCCGTCACTGACGTCGACGACATGTACCGCCGCCTCGACATCGAGTCCGTGCGCCTTGAAGCCCTCGGCCTCACCCACATCTCCCACGCCGGAACCGCCCTCCGCGATCTCGCGGGAAGCCCCAGCATCGAAGCCCTCTACGTCTTCGCCGGCGTCCTCGAACCCGTCAGCTTCGGCGAGCGCTACGACCAGCAGCACACCACTCAGCTCACCCCGCTGAACAACCTCGTCGACGCCGTGCGCCCCGACCCACCCTCGCGCCACCGCTTCGCCATCCTGGTCCTGCAGTTCCTCCAGCTCCCGTCCAACCCCGGCCCCCGCACCGCGCTGGCTGAAACCTTCCGCTCCTGGCTCGCCGCCGTCCCCACCGTCGAGGCCCAGATGAACACCTCACCGCGCCTCGCCGAAGCCCGCCCTCGAGCCGAGCAGCTCGCCGCCCTCGCCAACACCGGCCTCGAGGCCCTCAACTACATCTCCAGCGGATCCAAACCACCTGCCGACTGGAAGCAGACCAAACTGGCCCAGATCGAAGCCGCCGAGAAGCCGCAGTCCATCGTCCGCTTCCCCTTCCTCCCGGCCCTCACCGACCTCGTCAAAGCCGTCCCCGACAAATGA
- a CDS encoding carbonic anhydrase, with translation MQSTTRRRFLLTTSAALATTTLRNTPAFAAPRATPAPSPDEVLRLLQEGNGRFVAGAITHPGRTPADFKPLAAGQAPIATIIGCADSRVPPEILFDLGVGDLFVVRVAGNYVSGAGASVKGSVEYAVAELGVSLILVLGHSQCGAVKAAIQHLHDKDALPGAINDLVNTIKPAVLESEHLPGDPLDNAIRANVRRGVERLNTLQPVIAPAIKSGKLKVAGAVYDLSTGKVEVL, from the coding sequence ATGCAGAGCACGACCCGCCGCCGCTTCCTCCTCACCACCAGCGCCGCCCTCGCCACAACCACACTTCGCAACACTCCCGCCTTCGCCGCACCGCGCGCCACACCCGCTCCATCACCCGACGAAGTCCTTCGCCTCCTCCAGGAAGGCAACGGCCGCTTCGTCGCCGGAGCCATCACCCACCCCGGCCGCACCCCCGCTGACTTCAAGCCTCTCGCCGCCGGCCAGGCCCCCATCGCCACCATCATCGGCTGCGCCGACTCCCGCGTCCCTCCCGAGATCCTCTTCGACCTCGGCGTCGGCGATCTCTTCGTCGTCCGCGTCGCCGGAAACTACGTCTCGGGCGCCGGAGCCTCCGTCAAAGGCTCCGTCGAATACGCCGTCGCCGAACTCGGCGTCTCCCTCATCCTCGTCCTCGGCCACTCCCAGTGCGGAGCCGTCAAAGCCGCCATCCAGCACCTCCACGATAAGGACGCGCTCCCCGGAGCCATCAACGACCTCGTCAACACCATCAAGCCCGCCGTCCTCGAGAGCGAACACCTCCCCGGCGACCCGCTCGACAACGCCATCCGCGCCAACGTCCGCCGAGGCGTCGAGCGCCTCAACACCCTCCAGCCCGTCATCGCCCCCGCCATCAAATCCGGAAAACTCAAAGTAGCCGGAGCCGTCTACGACCTCTCCACGGGCAAGGTGGAAGTGCTCTAA
- the lpxA gene encoding acyl-ACP--UDP-N-acetylglucosamine O-acyltransferase — MSIHPTAIIAPGAQIPESCSIGPWCTIGPNVILGEECELVSHVVLDGHLTMGSHNRVFSFACLGVAPQDLKYKGEPTRLEIGDRNDIREYVTISRGTTGGGGITRVGSGCLIMAYTHIGHDSQIGDGCILANGATLAGHVTVEDYAVIGALNPIHQFCTIGKYAYIGGGTTITQDVLPYSLTSIERNNHAYGINKVGLERRGFTPEELKQLRAAYRLLQHSKLNTSEALAAIREKIASGEFGEKVAYLADFIAKSERGVIK, encoded by the coding sequence GTGAGCATTCACCCGACAGCGATCATAGCGCCCGGAGCACAGATCCCCGAAAGCTGCAGCATCGGCCCCTGGTGCACCATCGGCCCCAACGTCATCCTCGGTGAAGAGTGCGAGCTGGTCTCGCACGTCGTCCTCGACGGCCACCTCACGATGGGAAGCCACAACCGCGTCTTCTCCTTCGCCTGCCTCGGAGTCGCCCCGCAGGACCTGAAGTACAAGGGCGAGCCCACGCGCCTCGAGATCGGCGACAGGAACGACATCCGCGAGTACGTTACCATCTCGCGCGGTACCACAGGCGGTGGGGGAATCACGCGAGTGGGAAGCGGTTGTCTCATCATGGCCTACACGCACATCGGCCACGACTCTCAAATCGGCGACGGCTGCATCCTCGCCAACGGAGCCACGCTCGCTGGCCACGTCACCGTCGAAGACTACGCCGTCATCGGCGCGCTCAACCCCATCCACCAGTTCTGCACCATCGGCAAGTACGCCTACATCGGCGGCGGAACCACCATCACGCAGGACGTCCTCCCCTACTCGCTGACCTCGATCGAGCGCAACAACCACGCCTACGGCATCAACAAGGTCGGCCTCGAGCGCCGAGGCTTCACTCCGGAAGAACTGAAGCAGCTTCGCGCCGCCTACCGCCTTCTGCAGCACTCCAAGCTCAACACCTCCGAAGCCCTCGCCGCCATCCGCGAGAAGATCGCCTCAGGCGAGTTCGGTGAAAAGGTAGCCTACCTCGCAGACTTCATCGCAAAGAGCGAACGAGGCGTGATCAAATAA